The proteins below are encoded in one region of Segatella copri:
- a CDS encoding ATP-binding protein — translation MKNPFVTNGYAGPEYFCDRVEETQHITEMLTNENNMALISPRRIGKTELIHHCFAQPVIQKDYYTFIIDIYSTNSVSDLVNMFGKAIIDELRPKGRSAWEKFLIALSSLRSEISFDINGAPVWGIGIGNIVNPEITLDEIFAYLNQADKPCLVAIDEFQQITNYADNRIEALLRTYIQRCTNAHFIFSGSHRHLMAEMFTSPARPFYQSVTLMNLKPLDIEKYKEFATAKFEERNKHLDTAIIGELFARFGGVTSYIQRVMNVLFLKTPEQGTCTLDMVDDAINYNLNMASDTYETLLRQMPEKQRNVFIAISAEGEARSVKSGAFAKKYHLPSPSSVNSALKGLLEKDFITQQDDAYVVYDKFFDLWLKKYLK, via the coding sequence ATGAAGAATCCTTTTGTCACAAATGGTTACGCCGGTCCGGAATACTTCTGCGACCGTGTGGAAGAAACCCAGCACATCACAGAGATGCTGACCAATGAGAATAACATGGCTCTGATTTCCCCTCGACGCATCGGAAAGACAGAGCTGATTCACCATTGCTTTGCCCAGCCAGTCATCCAAAAAGATTATTATACTTTTATCATAGACATCTATTCAACCAATTCCGTCAGCGATCTGGTCAATATGTTCGGCAAAGCCATTATTGATGAACTTCGCCCTAAAGGCAGAAGCGCTTGGGAGAAATTCCTGATAGCACTCTCTTCTCTCCGTTCAGAAATCTCTTTCGATATCAACGGGGCTCCAGTTTGGGGAATAGGCATCGGCAACATAGTAAATCCCGAAATTACGCTTGATGAGATATTCGCTTATCTCAACCAAGCCGACAAGCCATGTCTTGTTGCCATCGACGAGTTTCAGCAAATCACCAACTATGCCGACAACCGCATAGAAGCTTTACTCCGTACCTACATTCAGCGTTGCACCAATGCCCACTTCATCTTCTCGGGTTCTCACCGCCATCTGATGGCAGAAATGTTCACATCTCCTGCCCGCCCATTCTATCAGAGCGTAACGCTGATGAACCTGAAGCCACTGGATATTGAGAAATACAAGGAGTTTGCCACAGCCAAGTTCGAGGAGCGCAACAAACATCTAGATACTGCCATTATCGGAGAACTCTTCGCCCGTTTCGGTGGTGTCACTTCATACATCCAGCGAGTAATGAATGTTCTCTTCCTCAAGACTCCCGAACAGGGTACCTGCACTCTGGATATGGTAGATGACGCCATCAACTACAATCTCAACATGGCATCAGACACCTACGAGACCCTTCTGCGCCAGATGCCAGAAAAGCAGCGCAATGTCTTCATCGCCATCTCTGCAGAGGGCGAAGCCAGAAGCGTAAAGAGCGGAGCCTTCGCAAAGAAATATCATCTCCCGTCGCCAAGCTCTGTAAATTCCGCCCTGAAGGGATTGCTGGAGAAAGATTTCATCACCCAGCAGGATGATGCCTACGTGGTATATGACAAGTTCTTCGATTTGTGGCTGAAGAAGTATCTGAAATAG
- a CDS encoding gamma carbonic anhydrase family protein encodes MAIIKTVEGKNPQWGKNCFIAENAVLTGDCILGDDCSIWYSAVLRSDVDAIRCGNRVNVQDCACIHQTGTMPCILEDDVSVGHGAIVHGATVRKGALIGMNATVLDKADIGEGAIIAAGAVVTHGTKVPAHEIWAGIPARKVKACAPGQAEEFAKHYSGYIKDWYLKEDK; translated from the coding sequence ATGGCTATTATAAAGACAGTAGAGGGAAAAAATCCTCAATGGGGAAAGAATTGTTTTATCGCTGAGAACGCCGTACTGACCGGCGACTGTATTCTTGGTGATGACTGCAGCATCTGGTATAGTGCGGTATTGCGCTCTGACGTGGATGCCATCAGATGTGGAAACAGAGTGAATGTACAGGATTGCGCCTGCATCCATCAAACCGGTACGATGCCTTGCATCCTGGAGGATGATGTATCTGTGGGACATGGTGCCATCGTTCATGGAGCTACCGTTAGAAAAGGCGCACTCATCGGAATGAATGCCACCGTGCTTGACAAGGCTGATATCGGTGAAGGAGCTATCATTGCAGCAGGTGCTGTAGTTACCCATGGCACCAAGGTTCCTGCACATGAGATTTGGGCGGGTATTCCAGCCAGAAAGGTGAAAGCCTGCGCTCCCGGCCAAGCCGAGGAGTTTGCCAAACATTATTCCGGCTACATCAAAGACTGGTATCTGAAGGAAGATAAATAA
- a CDS encoding ATP-binding protein produces MATIIRQSYIDKIERYLGKETIIVLVGQRRVGKSCMMKMIRDRKKADDCNNIIFIDKEKREFDNIQTYQDLNDYIGEHFQSDKHNYILIDEIQDIREFERSIRSYRTEPNTDIIITGSNARMLSNELSTLIGGRYKEIYIQSLSYNEFLEFHQLSDNDEALALYIQYGGLPGLAKIGLEEDDAREYQMDIYHTVLLKDVIMRNQIRNVPFLENLVRFLADNTGKLISANSIAKYMKSQGESITSTAIINYISFLCEAYILHKVNRYDIHGKRIFETNDKFYFEDNGIRNAIAGGTREGDIEKVIENIIYQNLIRLGYQVYVGQLQAGEIDFVCTKPGGERIYVQASYIIADDATREREFGNLRAIKDNYPKYVISMTPLLTKNDDEGITHLHLRKFLTEGI; encoded by the coding sequence ATGGCAACTATTATTCGTCAATCATATATCGACAAGATAGAAAGGTATCTTGGTAAGGAGACTATCATCGTATTAGTAGGTCAACGTCGTGTAGGTAAAAGCTGCATGATGAAAATGATTCGTGACCGCAAGAAGGCAGATGACTGCAACAATATCATCTTTATAGATAAGGAGAAAAGAGAGTTTGACAACATTCAGACCTATCAGGATCTCAACGACTATATCGGAGAGCACTTTCAGTCCGATAAACATAACTATATCCTTATCGATGAGATACAAGACATCAGGGAATTTGAACGATCCATTCGAAGTTATCGCACAGAACCCAACACCGACATTATCATCACAGGTAGCAATGCCCGCATGCTGAGCAATGAACTGAGCACACTCATCGGTGGCAGATATAAGGAAATCTATATCCAATCGCTGAGCTATAACGAGTTTCTGGAATTTCATCAACTATCAGATAATGACGAAGCACTTGCTCTGTACATTCAGTATGGTGGCTTGCCTGGTCTGGCAAAGATAGGACTGGAAGAGGATGATGCACGTGAATACCAGATGGATATTTACCATACCGTCTTACTTAAGGATGTCATTATGCGCAACCAAATAAGAAACGTGCCATTCTTAGAGAATTTAGTACGTTTTCTCGCAGACAACACCGGTAAGTTGATTTCCGCCAACAGTATCGCCAAATATATGAAATCACAAGGCGAATCTATAACGTCCACGGCTATCATCAATTACATATCCTTCCTTTGTGAAGCCTATATCCTGCACAAGGTGAACCGCTATGACATCCACGGCAAACGCATCTTTGAAACCAACGATAAGTTTTATTTCGAAGACAACGGCATCAGAAATGCCATTGCCGGGGGAACACGTGAAGGAGACATTGAGAAAGTGATAGAGAATATCATCTATCAAAACCTCATACGCTTGGGCTATCAAGTATATGTAGGACAACTGCAAGCTGGAGAAATCGACTTTGTATGTACCAAACCAGGCGGCGAACGCATCTACGTGCAAGCTTCCTATATCATAGCCGACGATGCAACCAGAGAGCGTGAGTTTGGCAATCTCCGTGCCATCAAGGACAACTACCCGAAGTACGTTATCTCCATGACCCCTCTGCTCACCAAAAATGATGATGAGGGCATCACGCACCTGCATCTTCGCAAGTTCCTGACTGAAGGAATATAA
- a CDS encoding WYL domain-containing protein: MYREYTLTIRPSRDFLQELLWHGRNIIVLKPESLRQEMIGILKDMTKSYETGECLNGEE; encoded by the coding sequence ATGTATCGGGAATATACCCTCACCATTCGCCCCAGCCGTGATTTCCTTCAGGAACTGTTGTGGCATGGCAGAAATATCATCGTACTGAAGCCTGAGAGCTTGAGGCAGGAGATGATTGGTATCTTAAAGGATATGACGAAGAGTTATGAGACGGGCGAATGCCTGAATGGGGAGGAATAA